Genomic segment of Longimicrobiaceae bacterium:
GAGTGGACCCCGCTGAGGAACTCGATGCTCTGGACCGTCTCGGCCGGGATCTGCCGCAGCACGTCCAGGTTGAGCATGCGCGCCCCGTCCACCACCAGGAGGGGCTCGCTGGACGAGGCGGTGCCGTGGATCGTCCGGTAGCTGCTCGCGCTGAGCTGGCCGGCGCCCCCGATCCCGGTCCGCAGAGGCCCGCCCCCGCGCTCGAGGAGCTGCCAGGCCGTGCGCGCACCGCTGCGCCGGATCTCCTCGCCGGAGATCACATGGCCCCTCGACGGCTGCAGCGCGTCGCGGGCGGGAGCGACGGCGCAGGACGCCAGGAAGCCGGCACAGAGGAGGACGTGGAGGGACTGATGCGACGGCGACATAGGAACCTCGCGCGCTGGGGGAGGGTGGAGGAGGAGCGGACGGCTCGGGTAGACCGCCTGCTCTCCAATGTTGGACGCAGGCACGCGTGAAATGGTTTCAATCCTGCTCCACCCTTGCCGCGGATTCGATGGCCAGCCGTTCCCGACGGCGGCCGCGAGCCGGTCCATTGCCTCGAGCAGACCTCCCGCCTCGGTGACGCAGCTCACGGCCCGCAGGTCTTCGGGGGCGCAGAGCGCGGCCGAGCGCAGGTGCAGCAGCTCCGCGGGGCCACACCAGGACCTGCCACTTTGGGGAGGTGGAACAGCCAGGTAAACAGAGGCGAGGCCAGGTTCTGCACCGAGCGCCTGGCTGGCTTAAATGGGGGATCCTGGTGTGGCGCAAACTTCACGGGCGGTGTGTAGCGCCCGCCGGTCCGGTACGTTGATCGGGGCCTTGATGCGGGAGGAACTGGACCCATGGTCTTGGATTGCAGAAAGGCCCTGCATCGGTTTACGATGCAGGGCCTTCGCTTGTGACAGTCGGGACGGCGGGATTTGAACCCGCGACCCCC
This window contains:
- a CDS encoding TonB-dependent receptor plug domain-containing protein, which produces MSPSHQSLHVLLCAGFLASCAVAPARDALQPSRGHVISGEEIRRSGARTAWQLLERGGGPLRTGIGGAGQLSASSYRTIHGTASSSEPLLVVDGARMLNLDVLRQIPAETVQSIEFLSGVHSHAYAGGANGVIVVRTAPPARR